One Labeo rohita strain BAU-BD-2019 chromosome 12, IGBB_LRoh.1.0, whole genome shotgun sequence genomic region harbors:
- the arhgap44b gene encoding rho GTPase-activating protein 44 isoform X4 produces the protein MALWKKKLQISTRRKRKAPPEAEKTEVLSEDLLQVEKRLELVKQVSHSTHKKLTACLQGQQSVDVDKRSVRSPSKKLPLTSLAQCLVEGAAVLGDDSLLGKMLKICGETQDRLAQELLLFELQIERDVVEPLYTLAEIEIPNIQKQRKHLAKLVLDMDSARTRWHQSSKSSTLTNKETPTGAKADALREEMEEAANRMEICRDQLSADMYSFVAKEIDYANYFQTLIEVQAEYHRKSLELLQNVLPQIKAQQESWVEKPCYGKPLEEHLTLSGREIAFPIEACVTMLLDCGLQEEGLFRVAPSASKLKKLKASLDCGVLDFQEYSADPHAIAGALKSYLRELPEPLLTFDLYDDWIQASNIADQDKRLQALLSTCEKLPTANSNNFKYLIKFLAKLNEYQDYNKMSPGNIAIVLGPNLLWAHTEGNITEMMTTVSLQIVGIIEPIIQHADWFFPGEIEFNVTGNYGSPVHTNHNANYSSMPSPDMDQSDRRQQDQSRRPLSVATDNMMLEFYKKDGIRKIQSMGVRVMDTSWVSRRGSSSSRKSSSTPPSVQPPAPPSDSLNPEQAADLSTSPSQTPPPISADRTSAQKNKEPSPVIGQRGISPTAPSAGQNQLSDQSPHTLRKVSKKLAPIPPKGPYSPSSCVSDLSPGPSPVSLSPTPPSTPSSYSFSYPQGGSVLTSPGHNHSQTLSSPPPLTGTLPKSRPTPKPPRQRPNLPPPQPPGPGGLSPQPLEHTPGLLDALSAGESMSTAV, from the exons ATGGCTCTGTGGAAGAAAAAGCTTCAGATCTCCACCAGAAGAAAGAGGAAAGCTCCTCCTGA GGCAGAGAAGACGGAAGTGCTGAGTGAAGATCTGCTGcag gtgGAGAAGCGTCTTGAACTGGTTAAGCAGGTGTCTCACAGCACTCATAAGAAGTTGACGGCGTGTCTGCAGGGTCAGCAGAGTGTGGACGTGGACAAGCGCTCCGTCCGCTCGCCTTCA AAGAAGCTTCCTCTGACGTCTCTGGCTCAGTGTCTGGTGGAAGGAGCTGCGGTTCTGGGTGACGATTCTCTGCTGGG gaagATGCTGAAAATCTGTGGAGAGACGCAGGACAGACTCGCTCAAGAACTTCTGCTGTTCGAGCTCCAGATCGAGCGGGACGTCGTCGAGCCGCTTTACACTCTCGCTGAG ATTGAAATTCCCAACATTCAGaagcaaagaaaacatttagCCAAACTAGTACTGGACATGGATTCTGCTCGCACACg GTGGCACCAGTCGTCTAAATCTTCAACTCTGACCAATAAGGAAACACCCACCGGGGCCAAAGCCGACGCCCTCAGGGAGGAGATGGAGGAGGCGGCCAATCGCATGGAGATCTGCAGA GATCAGCTCTCGGCGGACATGTATAGTTTCGTGGCCAAAGAAATTGACTATGCAAACTACTTCCAGACG CTGATAGAGGTTCAGGCGGAGTACCACAGGAAGTCTTTGGAGCTGCTCCAGAACGTCCTGCCACAAATTAAAGCGCAACAGG AGTCGTGGGTGGAGAAGCCGTGTTACGGGAAACCATTAGAGGAGCATTTGACTCTGAGCGGGAGAGAAATCGCTTTCCCCATCGAAGCGTGTGTGACGATGCTGCTGGACTGCGGCCTGCAGGAGGAG ggTTTGTTTCGAGTTGCTCCTTCTGCCTCGAAGCTGAAGAAGCTGAAGGCGTCGCTGGACTGCGGTGTGTTGGACTTTCAGGAATATTCTGCAGATCCTCACGCCATCGCAG GTGCTCTGAAATCATACCTGCGGGAGCTGCCCGAACCcctgctgacctttgacctgtaCGACGACTGGATTCAGGCATCAAA TATTGCGGATCAGGACAAGCGTCTGCAGGCGTTGTTATCAACATGTGAGAAACTTCCTACAGCAAACAGCAACAACTTCAA GTATTTGATTAAATTTCTTGCCAAGCTGAACGAGTATCAGGATTACAATAAAATGTCGCCAGGAAACATTGCAATTGTTCTGGGGCCAAACCTGCTGTGGGCGCATACGGAGGG GAACATCACAGAGATGATGACCACAGTCTCGCTGCAGATCGTCGGGATCATTGAGCCGATTATCCAGCATGCTGATTGGTTCTTCCCTGGAG AGATCGAGTTTAACGTGACGGGAAACTACGGCAGCCCCGTCCACACCAATCACAACGCCAACTACAGCTCCATGCCGTCGCCCGACATGGACCAATCAGATCGCAGGCAGCAGGACCAGAGCCGACGCCCGCTCAGCGTCGCCACCGACAACATGATGCTGGAGTTCTACAAGAAAGACGG cattaGGAAAATTCAGAG TATGGGAGTGCGCGTGATGGACACCTCCTGGGTTTCTCGAAGAGGCTCCTCGTCGTCTCGTAAGAGCTCGTCGACTCCGCCCAGCGTTCAGCCGCCCGCGCCGCCTTCTGATTCGCTGAACCCCGAGCAGGCGGCCGATCTCTCCACCTCCCCCTCACAGACTCCGCCCCCCATCAGCGCCGACAGGACCAG CGCTCAGAAGAATAAGGAGCCGTCGCCTGTGATTGGTCAAAGAGGCATTTCACCAACGGCTCCCTCTGCTGGACAGAACCAGCTGTCAGACCAGAGTCCTCACACGCTGCGCAAAG TTTCCAAAAAGCTGGCCCCCATCCCTCCCAAGGGTCCGTACTCTCCGTCCAGCTGCGTGTCGGATCTGTCTCCGGGTCCGTCTCCGGTCAGTCTGTCCCCGACGCCCCCCAGCACCCCGTCCTCATACAGCTTTAGTTACCCGCAGGGCGGCTCCGTCCTCACCTCGCCCGGACACAACCACAGCCAGACGCTCTCGTCCCCGCCGCCGCTCACCGGCACCCTGCCCAAATCACGGCCCACCCCCAAACCGCCCCGTCAGAGACCCAACCTGCCCCCGCCGCAGCCCCCGGGCCCCGGCGGTCTGAGCCCGCAACCGCTGGAACACACGCCCGGCCTGCTGGACGCGCTGTCTGCCGGAGAGAGCATGTCTACAG CGGTCTGA